The following coding sequences lie in one Fimbriimonadaceae bacterium genomic window:
- a CDS encoding S-layer homology domain-containing protein produces the protein MKRTFVYALSAVMAVALAAPASAQDAFPDTPDNHWAYEALARLKNAGLLVGYPDGLFRGGRPASRYEMAVALNALYMKMMGVTDGLAGQIKALEDKINQGGFATAAELRQVRDALAAAQSQIDGMKAWGDEIANLKRMAATFEKELASMGVDVEAMKKGFADLEKRVKALEDRKFPIAVSGDLNLWMGNGYSDEERYGVTVDGRPTGIKNGNKVGIGRDFTVLHEMGLEIEGTNETGPKWGGTLVVGNTLGAPFSSLIPQSIALDRVAFGNQSMTWSGSPFSEGNTDVWWQTLWVKYDTSLWGQNFSATLGRVGHQVGSYFMERPDTTPYFKNKRWDNGDWYFDGGVFDFSLGSADLTVFGGRQSDRYSTNGIDLNPMRAGQSGQWFNGSARDLGLDKSGNQIFIDQHLGFQLGLPLTDRGRLNLNYLIFDSNSTAGIVGSSDVFNRVVVFGGEFDWKVNSRLNLNAGYSQSNLMLNSDIRLDEDNSAWWAKLKYDGGRWGGYLGYRSIDPQFAAPGDWGRVGLFWNPVDIQGFQAGLRYDLSSRTRIHAGGEWYSGRDTDSSVLTADDSLSRLQFKLEHQFAQDWSLLLGSECVYWDFDGTSASPNEHWYRIGLNHSMGNNTKLMFMWERSDYHADGLNAFNLPFGNGGRQSGGLFTTQISVRF, from the coding sequence ATGAAACGAACGTTCGTTTACGCGCTCAGCGCCGTGATGGCAGTGGCTTTGGCCGCTCCCGCATCCGCGCAGGACGCATTTCCGGATACCCCGGACAATCACTGGGCATACGAAGCCCTCGCACGACTGAAGAACGCCGGCCTCTTGGTCGGTTACCCGGATGGCCTCTTCCGAGGCGGAAGACCGGCTTCCCGATACGAAATGGCAGTCGCCCTTAACGCCCTCTACATGAAGATGATGGGTGTGACGGACGGTCTTGCTGGACAGATCAAGGCTCTGGAAGACAAGATCAACCAGGGTGGCTTCGCCACCGCTGCCGAGCTTCGCCAGGTGCGAGACGCTCTGGCTGCAGCACAATCCCAGATCGACGGCATGAAGGCTTGGGGAGACGAAATCGCCAACCTCAAGCGCATGGCAGCAACTTTTGAGAAAGAGCTTGCTTCCATGGGTGTCGATGTCGAAGCCATGAAGAAGGGCTTTGCCGACCTTGAGAAGCGCGTTAAGGCTCTTGAGGATCGCAAGTTCCCGATCGCTGTTTCTGGCGATCTGAACCTGTGGATGGGCAACGGTTATTCGGACGAAGAGAGATACGGTGTCACCGTTGATGGACGTCCTACCGGAATCAAGAACGGCAACAAAGTGGGCATCGGTCGTGACTTTACCGTTCTGCACGAGATGGGCCTTGAGATTGAAGGCACTAACGAGACCGGTCCCAAGTGGGGCGGCACCCTCGTCGTTGGTAACACGCTCGGAGCTCCGTTTAGCAGCCTGATCCCGCAGTCCATCGCTCTCGACCGCGTTGCTTTCGGCAACCAGTCGATGACCTGGAGCGGTTCGCCGTTCTCAGAGGGCAACACCGACGTTTGGTGGCAGACCCTTTGGGTGAAGTACGACACCAGCCTTTGGGGCCAGAACTTCTCTGCGACTCTCGGACGTGTCGGACACCAGGTCGGCAGCTACTTCATGGAGCGCCCGGACACCACACCGTACTTCAAGAACAAGCGCTGGGACAACGGCGATTGGTACTTCGACGGCGGAGTCTTCGACTTCTCGCTCGGCAGCGCTGATCTCACCGTATTCGGAGGACGTCAAAGCGATCGCTATTCGACGAATGGCATCGACCTCAACCCGATGAGAGCCGGACAGTCCGGTCAGTGGTTCAACGGCTCAGCCCGCGACCTTGGCCTCGACAAGAGTGGCAACCAGATCTTCATCGATCAGCACCTCGGCTTCCAGCTTGGACTGCCGTTGACGGATCGCGGTAGATTGAACCTGAACTACCTCATCTTCGACTCCAACAGCACGGCAGGTATCGTCGGCAGCTCCGACGTCTTCAACCGCGTCGTGGTCTTCGGCGGAGAGTTCGATTGGAAGGTCAACAGTAGGCTCAACCTCAACGCTGGATATTCGCAGTCGAACCTTATGCTCAACAGCGACATCCGACTTGACGAGGACAACTCGGCATGGTGGGCAAAGCTGAAGTATGATGGCGGACGATGGGGTGGCTACCTTGGCTACCGAAGCATCGACCCGCAGTTCGCCGCGCCTGGCGATTGGGGACGAGTCGGCCTGTTCTGGAATCCGGTGGACATCCAAGGCTTCCAAGCCGGTCTTCGCTACGACCTGAGTTCGCGAACGCGGATTCACGCGGGTGGCGAGTGGTACAGCGGACGAGACACAGATAGCAGCGTCCTAACAGCAGACGATAGCCTATCACGGCTCCAATTCAAGCTTGAGCATCAATTTGCCCAAGATTGGAGTCTCTTGCTTGGCTCCGAATGCGTCTACTGGGACTTTGATGGAACCAGCGCAAGCCCGAACGAGCACTGGTATCGCATTGGCCTCAATCACAGCATGGGCAACAACACGAAGCTCATGTTTATGTGGGAGCGCAGCGACTACCACGCCGACGGCCTGAACGCGTTCAACCTTCCGTTTGGAAATGGTGGACGACAAAGCGGTGGACTCTTCACCACTCAGATCTCGGTGCGCTTCTAA
- a CDS encoding glycosyltransferase family 2 protein, protein MRIQTLPTAGTALVSSGPSKPILSVIVAEPIQAPTSWQASLQQQGIEVLTVQVKGSRAECLNEAAKKAEGEFLFFAPFGGWCDASTLIALKNDMESIPTLAAIACPVALPNGHTITNGFSIIEDHFNRMPLSSIPADQPTQGLASVSAFRPDCVLVRKQAFWGAGGWDTEVSEDLLGLALGVAIKGLLWQIGVRGDMLFHTSPTSPTCSGEASDVGGYQDFVRKYYGTFIPDNIRTADGVSRIHPGRFGFWRYANQASSAVSAENWETLAHRKPTDGTCSIVVVTYNSMKTIEACVHSVVANLGLFDELIIVDNGSRDGTPEFLKQLTGIGNRVKVILSDKNLGFSGGTNLGIENSKGDFIVLLNPDTAVTPGWLGKLVEHFADPTVGAVGPTSDCVAGFQKAEFHAPVQATGGFNYDRFAEMLGQVNSRRAIETKLLIGFAMMIRRSALDKVGLLDNDLFLGMDDLDISWRLRLAGYRLLIATDVFVHHDGHVSFDSEPSQLVQKLNQESTDALGRKLIEHYGKGQVPGQYELWGIDWFTPTFDVWAA, encoded by the coding sequence ATGCGAATTCAAACTCTACCGACCGCCGGAACAGCCCTTGTGTCCTCCGGGCCTTCAAAACCTATCCTTAGCGTGATTGTTGCTGAGCCGATCCAAGCGCCCACCTCTTGGCAAGCATCTTTGCAGCAGCAAGGCATAGAGGTATTGACTGTACAAGTGAAAGGCTCACGTGCAGAGTGCTTGAACGAAGCTGCCAAAAAAGCAGAAGGTGAGTTTCTCTTCTTCGCACCGTTTGGCGGTTGGTGCGATGCTTCTACCCTGATTGCCCTCAAAAACGACATGGAGTCGATCCCGACTCTCGCAGCAATAGCCTGTCCGGTCGCCTTGCCCAACGGCCACACCATCACGAACGGTTTCAGCATCATTGAAGATCACTTCAATCGGATGCCTCTCTCCTCCATTCCTGCTGACCAGCCGACCCAAGGCCTCGCCAGCGTTTCGGCTTTCCGACCCGATTGCGTCCTCGTTCGTAAGCAAGCCTTTTGGGGTGCGGGAGGATGGGATACCGAAGTCAGCGAAGATCTGCTCGGGCTCGCGTTAGGGGTTGCGATCAAGGGTCTGCTATGGCAGATCGGTGTCCGTGGCGACATGCTTTTTCACACATCGCCCACCTCCCCGACGTGCTCTGGAGAAGCCTCCGATGTCGGCGGATACCAAGACTTCGTCCGCAAGTATTACGGAACATTTATCCCAGATAACATCCGCACCGCCGATGGCGTGAGCCGCATCCACCCCGGACGATTTGGCTTTTGGCGATATGCGAATCAAGCCTCCTCCGCAGTCTCGGCAGAGAACTGGGAAACTCTGGCTCATCGAAAACCGACCGACGGCACATGCAGCATTGTCGTCGTCACCTACAACTCGATGAAGACCATCGAAGCGTGCGTCCATAGCGTTGTCGCCAACCTCGGACTGTTCGACGAACTCATCATCGTCGATAACGGCTCTCGCGATGGTACTCCCGAGTTCCTCAAGCAACTGACCGGCATCGGAAACAGGGTCAAAGTCATCCTGAGCGACAAGAACCTTGGCTTTTCTGGCGGCACCAACCTTGGAATCGAGAATTCAAAAGGCGACTTTATTGTCTTGCTGAATCCAGATACCGCCGTAACCCCTGGCTGGCTGGGCAAACTCGTCGAGCACTTTGCCGACCCAACAGTCGGTGCGGTCGGACCAACTTCCGATTGTGTCGCTGGTTTCCAAAAGGCCGAGTTCCATGCACCGGTCCAGGCAACGGGCGGATTTAACTATGATCGCTTTGCCGAAATGCTTGGGCAGGTGAATTCACGGCGCGCAATAGAAACAAAGCTTCTTATCGGCTTTGCCATGATGATCCGCCGAAGCGCCCTGGACAAGGTTGGTCTGCTCGACAACGATCTTTTCCTCGGGATGGACGATCTCGATATCTCATGGCGACTTCGCCTTGCCGGATATCGGCTTCTCATCGCCACGGATGTATTCGTTCATCACGATGGACACGTGAGCTTTGACTCCGAGCCATCGCAGCTCGTGCAGAAACTGAATCAGGAGAGCACCGACGCCCTCGGCCGCAAGCTGATCGAACACTATGGCAAAGGACAGGTTCCGGGCCAGTACGAACTTTGGGGAATCGACTGGTTCACGCCAACGTTCGATGTCTGGGCAGCGTAG
- a CDS encoding glycosyltransferase family 2 protein, with the protein MNIVIPMAGAGSRFVVAGYHTPKPFIPIKGKAMIEHVIENVAIPGAKFFLLCRMEHLSHLNETRMMERHDVAFVPVVHPTEGAACTVLLAEKFIDSDEPLIIANSDQWVSYDKEAWQNRLQGLDGAIMTFRANHPKWSYSLEEKGRVVRVAEKQVISDKATVGVYYYRHGADFVWGARQMISNDTRVNGEFYVCPVFNELVETKLIKNFDVEAMYGLGTPEDLQANYDRIAA; encoded by the coding sequence ATGAACATCGTTATTCCTATGGCCGGCGCAGGATCGCGCTTTGTCGTCGCTGGATATCACACCCCCAAGCCATTTATCCCGATCAAAGGCAAGGCGATGATCGAGCACGTGATCGAAAACGTCGCAATTCCGGGCGCAAAGTTTTTTCTTCTTTGCCGCATGGAGCACCTCTCTCACCTAAATGAGACTCGCATGATGGAGCGCCACGACGTTGCATTCGTGCCGGTCGTACACCCAACAGAAGGCGCAGCATGCACCGTCCTGCTCGCTGAGAAGTTCATCGACAGCGACGAGCCGCTGATTATCGCAAACTCCGATCAGTGGGTCAGCTACGACAAGGAAGCTTGGCAGAACAGGCTGCAAGGTTTGGATGGCGCAATCATGACCTTCCGTGCAAATCACCCCAAGTGGAGCTATTCCCTTGAAGAGAAAGGCCGAGTCGTTCGTGTTGCCGAGAAGCAAGTCATCAGCGACAAAGCCACCGTCGGCGTTTACTACTATCGTCATGGAGCCGATTTCGTTTGGGGGGCTAGACAAATGATAAGCAACGATACTCGCGTGAACGGTGAGTTCTACGTATGCCCAGTCTTCAACGAACTGGTCGAAACCAAGCTCATCAAAAACTTCGACGTCGAAGCGATGTACGGACTCGGAACACCCGAAGACCTGCAAGCGAACTACGACCGTATCGCCGCATAA
- a CDS encoding HAD family phosphatase, whose translation MIKAVLFDADGVLVDACELHYVALNRALAEHGYEITREEHIRAYNGLPTRVKLGKLTDEKGFPKNLHETVHEQKQQLTVELIEEVLRPDMTKVQLVKELLGHEFLVAVCSNSLRQTLDRMLRAIGLLDYVNIIVGNDDVKKAKPAPDIYLEGARRLGISIKECLIVEDSPVGLLAAHAANPAKIVKVSSPDEVNVGLLPKLIGPLDSKERAKAA comes from the coding sequence ATGATCAAGGCAGTTCTCTTTGACGCAGACGGAGTTCTCGTAGATGCATGCGAGTTGCATTACGTTGCGCTGAACCGTGCACTCGCCGAGCACGGATACGAAATCACACGCGAAGAGCACATTCGAGCCTACAATGGTCTCCCTACACGCGTGAAGCTAGGCAAGCTCACCGACGAAAAAGGCTTCCCCAAAAACCTTCACGAAACCGTACACGAACAGAAGCAGCAGCTCACGGTCGAGTTGATCGAAGAGGTCTTGCGCCCCGATATGACCAAGGTCCAACTCGTCAAAGAGTTGCTTGGACACGAGTTTCTTGTCGCCGTTTGTTCGAACTCATTACGGCAAACCCTCGACCGGATGTTGCGTGCCATTGGGCTGCTCGACTACGTGAACATCATCGTAGGCAACGACGACGTAAAAAAAGCCAAACCCGCGCCTGATATCTACCTCGAAGGTGCGCGTCGACTTGGGATTTCCATCAAAGAGTGTCTGATCGTCGAAGACTCGCCAGTTGGATTGCTCGCCGCCCACGCCGCAAACCCCGCCAAGATCGTTAAAGTTTCCAGTCCAGATGAGGTCAATGTCGGGCTCCTGCCCAAACTCATCGGACCCCTTGATTCAAAGGAGAGAGCAAAAGCCGCATGA
- the nadC gene encoding carboxylating nicotinate-nucleotide diphosphorylase, with protein sequence MSIWLQPEPLSWWHNVDDAIQEDVGSGDLSGGCIDPELMSSYYIEAQAEGTVCGLGIAEYLLAPYPTDPDGVKIDIGFKDGDRVSRGDILVSGRTSARRALLAERTVLNFMMHLSGVATFTRKFVDQAGESNVRIVDTRKTLPGLRALQKYAVRCGGGHSHRMGLFDGVMIKDNHIRACGSIKEAVEKVKEYAPHTVRIEVECTSLEQVAEAVDAGADIVMLDNMDPFMMREAVKDYRGKVIFEASGGISLDTVRGMAQTGVDIISIGALTHSAPALAMHMEFE encoded by the coding sequence GTGAGTATATGGCTGCAACCTGAGCCCCTTAGCTGGTGGCATAACGTCGATGACGCGATTCAAGAAGATGTCGGCAGCGGCGATCTTTCTGGCGGATGCATCGACCCTGAATTGATGTCCTCTTACTATATCGAAGCGCAAGCCGAAGGCACGGTCTGCGGTTTGGGCATCGCCGAATATCTTCTCGCGCCCTACCCGACCGATCCCGATGGCGTAAAGATCGACATTGGGTTTAAGGATGGCGATCGGGTGAGCCGTGGCGACATTTTGGTCAGCGGGCGGACATCGGCGCGGAGGGCGTTGCTTGCCGAGCGGACGGTCCTCAACTTCATGATGCATCTGAGCGGGGTGGCGACTTTCACACGAAAGTTCGTCGATCAGGCTGGTGAAAGCAACGTCCGAATCGTGGATACACGAAAAACTCTCCCGGGCCTTCGTGCGCTTCAAAAGTATGCGGTGCGGTGCGGTGGCGGGCACAGCCACCGGATGGGGCTCTTCGACGGTGTGATGATCAAGGACAATCACATTCGCGCTTGCGGCAGTATTAAGGAGGCGGTGGAGAAGGTGAAGGAATATGCGCCGCATACGGTTCGGATTGAGGTGGAGTGCACAAGTTTAGAGCAGGTGGCGGAGGCCGTCGATGCGGGAGCCGACATCGTGATGCTCGACAATATGGACCCCTTCATGATGCGCGAAGCCGTCAAGGACTATCGGGGCAAAGTCATCTTTGAGGCGAGCGGGGGGATCTCACTCGACACGGTTCGCGGCATGGCCCAGACTGGTGTGGACATCATCTCGATTGGCGCGCTCACCCATTCTGCCCCGGCTTTGGCGATGCACATGGAGTTTGAATGA
- a CDS encoding biotin--[acetyl-CoA-carboxylase] ligase: MTDLRVEPWIELDSAGSTQDVAAEFLQGTRSGEIPGVIWTTDQRSGRGRFGRNWYGRPGDSLAMTLVLRDYPDHPKPWLVGMGVAIAAAGVLHCQLRWPNDLSIGTKKVGGILTELVKDVAGRSIPVVGVGLNLNHDSFPTEIEDIATSLKIERGHDHSPLEIAQKIAERLAGIPEPESWQALESVWMLFDATPGKRFKLPDGEEAVGLGFGPDGELICSVNGETKSVLAADAVFGV, encoded by the coding sequence ATGACCGATCTGCGTGTTGAGCCATGGATCGAACTGGATTCGGCAGGATCGACGCAGGATGTTGCCGCCGAATTCTTGCAAGGTACACGCTCGGGTGAGATTCCGGGTGTGATTTGGACTACCGATCAAAGGTCGGGTAGGGGGCGATTTGGGCGCAATTGGTACGGGCGACCGGGTGACTCTCTGGCGATGACTCTGGTGCTACGAGACTATCCCGACCATCCGAAGCCCTGGCTGGTGGGGATGGGCGTGGCGATTGCGGCTGCGGGGGTTCTGCATTGTCAGTTGCGTTGGCCAAATGACCTTTCCATCGGCACGAAGAAGGTCGGGGGGATTCTTACTGAACTTGTCAAGGACGTTGCGGGACGGAGTATTCCGGTAGTTGGGGTCGGGCTAAACCTCAACCACGACTCCTTTCCTACTGAGATCGAGGACATTGCAACGAGCCTTAAGATCGAGCGTGGGCACGATCATTCGCCTTTGGAGATTGCGCAGAAGATTGCCGAACGGTTGGCAGGGATTCCTGAGCCGGAGAGCTGGCAAGCGCTGGAGTCGGTGTGGATGCTGTTTGACGCTACGCCGGGCAAGCGCTTCAAACTGCCCGATGGGGAGGAGGCAGTGGGATTGGGTTTCGGGCCGGATGGGGAGCTGATCTGCTCGGTGAATGGGGAGACGAAATCGGTACTGGCGGCAGATGCGGTCTTTGGTGTGTAG